Proteins found in one Amycolatopsis aidingensis genomic segment:
- a CDS encoding alpha/beta hydrolase, producing the protein MRFTAEQRLDDGVLEREFTLGAIPGILWTPGFTPAPAPLILVGHPGGLRKMYPRLVARAQHSAAEGFAAATIELPWSGARPRSAAAEEARADLRRALEAGEPVDEIVDRLVLPLVGKAVPEWQAALSALLALPEIGGPVGYAGGVIAIGIRLAVVEPRISAALLFAGSFVPRALFDEARQVTIPLQVLLQWDDEGNDRRLALDLFDAFGSTEKTLHANMGGHTGVPWFEAEDGNRFFVRHLK; encoded by the coding sequence ATGCGATTCACTGCCGAACAGCGCCTCGACGACGGTGTCCTCGAGCGCGAATTCACCCTCGGCGCGATCCCCGGCATCCTGTGGACGCCCGGATTCACACCCGCACCGGCGCCGCTGATCCTGGTCGGCCACCCCGGCGGACTACGCAAGATGTACCCCCGGCTGGTGGCCAGGGCCCAGCACTCCGCGGCGGAGGGCTTCGCGGCCGCAACTATCGAGCTTCCCTGGAGCGGTGCTCGGCCGCGTTCCGCCGCAGCCGAGGAGGCCCGCGCCGACCTGCGCCGGGCGCTGGAGGCCGGCGAGCCGGTCGACGAGATCGTCGACCGGCTCGTCCTCCCACTGGTCGGCAAGGCGGTCCCGGAATGGCAGGCCGCCCTGAGCGCACTCCTTGCGCTGCCCGAGATCGGTGGCCCGGTCGGTTACGCGGGAGGGGTGATCGCCATCGGCATCCGGCTGGCTGTGGTCGAGCCGCGCATCTCGGCCGCCCTTCTGTTCGCAGGGAGTTTCGTGCCCCGCGCTCTGTTCGACGAGGCCCGGCAGGTCACCATCCCGCTGCAGGTCCTGCTGCAGTGGGACGACGAAGGAAACGACCGGCGGCTGGCCCTGGACCTGTTCGACGCCTTCGGCTCCACGGAGAAGACGCTGCACGCCAATATGGGCGGGCACACCGGCGTCCCGTGGTTCGAGGCAGAGGACGGGAACCGGTTCTTCGTCCGGCACCTGAAGTGA
- a CDS encoding VOC family protein — MTTPDHTASVRYLVDDVQAAIDFYTSYLGFTLNTSAVPAFADVLRGPLRLLLSGPASSGTRATPDDATTAGRNRIHLTVEDLDAEITRLRDAGLSFRSDVVAGPGGRQILLADPAGNLVELFQPARRPDPTATP, encoded by the coding sequence GTGACCACACCCGATCACACCGCCAGCGTCCGTTACCTCGTTGACGATGTGCAGGCCGCGATCGACTTCTACACCAGCTACCTCGGCTTCACGCTCAACACCAGTGCCGTACCGGCCTTCGCCGACGTGCTCCGCGGCCCGCTGCGGCTGCTGCTGTCCGGGCCCGCCAGCTCGGGCACCCGCGCCACCCCTGACGACGCCACCACCGCTGGCCGCAACCGCATCCACCTCACCGTCGAGGACCTCGATGCCGAGATCACCCGGCTCCGCGACGCCGGACTGTCTTTTCGCAGCGACGTCGTCGCCGGGCCCGGCGGACGGCAGATCCTGCTCGCCGACCCCGCTGGCAACCTCGTCGAACTGTTCCAGCCCGCCCGCCGACCCGACCCAACGGCCACACCCTGA
- a CDS encoding arsenate reductase/protein-tyrosine-phosphatase family protein, with translation MVPSGQLASPPTFVRLAAHPLRWRLLTELSNSDHRVRELVARVDQPQNVVSYHLRLLRDGGLVTATRSSFDGRDSYYHLDLDRCADALAASGAALHPSLCRDAAPPVPPAGQLRSRRIAVLFVCTGNSVRSPIAEALLRHHAADQVTVASAGSRPQPRLHPNTIRVLREVFGIDTYDQCPRHLDALTGRRFDHVITLCDKAREVCPEFGSHSRRVHWSIPEPARADDTDQASYAAFQRTAADIDIRIRHLLPGLATTNR, from the coding sequence ATGGTTCCCTCGGGTCAACTCGCCAGCCCGCCGACGTTCGTCCGGCTGGCCGCCCACCCGCTGCGCTGGCGGCTGCTGACCGAACTCTCCAACAGTGACCACCGGGTCCGTGAGCTGGTGGCCCGGGTCGACCAGCCACAGAACGTGGTGTCCTACCACCTGCGGCTGCTACGCGACGGCGGACTGGTCACCGCCACGCGCAGCAGCTTCGACGGGCGGGACAGCTATTACCACCTGGATCTGGACCGTTGCGCCGATGCGCTGGCCGCCAGTGGTGCCGCGCTGCACCCCTCGCTGTGCCGGGACGCCGCACCACCAGTTCCTCCGGCTGGGCAGCTGCGCTCCCGCCGTATCGCCGTGCTGTTCGTGTGCACCGGCAACAGCGTCCGCTCACCGATCGCCGAAGCCCTGCTGCGCCACCACGCCGCCGACCAGGTGACCGTGGCCAGCGCAGGCAGTCGTCCCCAACCCCGCCTGCACCCCAACACCATCCGGGTCCTGCGTGAGGTGTTCGGCATCGACACGTACGACCAGTGCCCCCGGCACCTCGACGCTCTCACCGGTCGCCGGTTCGACCACGTGATCACCCTGTGCGACAAGGCTCGCGAGGTCTGTCCCGAGTTCGGCAGCCACTCGCGGCGGGTCCACTGGAGCATCCCCGAGCCGGCCAGGGCCGACGACACCGACCAAGCCAGCTACGCCGCCTTCCAGCGGACCGCGGCAGACATCGATATCCGGATCCGGCACCTGCTGCCTGGCCTCGCCACCACCAACCGATAG
- a CDS encoding TetR/AcrR family transcriptional regulator, with amino-acid sequence MTADLPGIVRLRDRREALTLRTILTAARGLFAERGYARTPIRLIATEAGVAPQTIYAHFGSKAGVLGGLVDLLDEEAGLPDLIAEAEGMTDPVRLLGLLARAARQVRERCGDIVRILDSGAAVDPDIAATRAEGQRRNRLGVELVVQRIRAAGHRIHPRAADIAVALMSADVHDSLVLDAGWSPGEYQDWLEETLVTAVLRAGHEGTPRMSY; translated from the coding sequence ATGACCGCGGACCTGCCCGGCATCGTCCGGCTGCGCGACCGGCGCGAGGCGCTGACCCTGCGCACCATCCTCACTGCGGCCCGCGGGCTGTTCGCCGAGCGCGGGTACGCCCGCACCCCGATCCGGCTGATCGCCACCGAGGCCGGGGTGGCGCCGCAGACGATCTACGCGCATTTCGGTTCCAAGGCCGGCGTCCTCGGCGGGCTGGTCGACCTGCTGGACGAGGAGGCGGGCCTGCCGGACCTGATCGCCGAGGCGGAGGGGATGACCGATCCGGTGCGACTGCTCGGCCTGCTGGCGCGGGCCGCCCGCCAGGTCCGCGAGCGCTGCGGCGATATCGTCCGGATCCTCGACTCGGGCGCCGCGGTCGACCCGGATATCGCGGCCACCAGGGCGGAGGGGCAGCGGCGCAACCGGCTCGGGGTGGAGCTGGTCGTCCAGCGCATTCGTGCCGCGGGGCACCGGATCCATCCCAGGGCGGCCGATATCGCCGTGGCGCTGATGAGCGCCGACGTGCACGACAGCCTGGTGCTGGATGCGGGCTGGTCCCCCGGCGAGTACCAGGACTGGCTGGAGGAAACCCTGGTCACGGCGGTACTGCGCGCCGGCCATGAGGGCACACCACGCATGTCCTACTGA
- a CDS encoding SgcJ/EcaC family oxidoreductase, giving the protein MTVARIIAELARAWNAGDGTAWAANFAEDADFVDVVGRVQHGREVIGREHQKIFDTIYRGSRLEIRELGSRPLAEGIRLVHTGSTLEVPAGPRAGSWRAIQTKIIRNGEILAFHNTGRDSLAAFTNEDEELSRRDPLDWQGS; this is encoded by the coding sequence ATGACCGTCGCACGGATCATTGCCGAACTGGCCCGGGCGTGGAACGCGGGTGACGGCACCGCCTGGGCCGCGAACTTCGCCGAGGACGCGGACTTCGTCGACGTGGTGGGCCGGGTGCAGCACGGCAGGGAGGTGATCGGCAGGGAGCACCAGAAGATCTTCGACACCATCTACCGGGGAAGCAGGCTGGAGATCCGCGAGCTGGGCAGCCGCCCGCTCGCCGAGGGCATCCGGCTGGTGCACACCGGCTCCACCCTGGAGGTACCCGCCGGGCCGCGGGCGGGAAGCTGGCGGGCGATCCAGACGAAGATCATCCGAAACGGCGAGATCCTGGCTTTCCACAACACCGGGCGGGACAGCCTGGCCGCGTTCACGAACGAGGACGAGGAGCTGTCCCGGCGGGATCCGCTGGACTGGCAGGGTTCCTGA